One genomic segment of Spirochaetota bacterium includes these proteins:
- a CDS encoding chemotaxis protein CheW yields the protein METKKQTTESRQYLTFLLDKEMFAFEVLTVKEVLEIAKITRVPRTPKFMPGVINLRGNVVPVVDLRLKFDLPVMDRTVDTAIIIVETEYDGEKIVIGALIDAVKEVIRLDETQVEAPPKVGMNVSGEYIQAIGKKGNDFIIILSAAHVFSEKELEYAKEASREEAVAV from the coding sequence ATGGAAACAAAAAAACAGACGACGGAATCCCGGCAGTACCTGACATTCCTGCTCGACAAGGAGATGTTCGCCTTCGAGGTATTGACGGTGAAGGAAGTGCTTGAGATAGCGAAGATAACACGGGTGCCGCGCACGCCGAAATTCATGCCGGGGGTGATCAATCTCCGCGGGAATGTGGTGCCGGTGGTCGACTTGCGTCTCAAGTTCGATCTCCCGGTGATGGACAGGACGGTGGATACCGCCATCATCATCGTGGAAACGGAGTACGACGGCGAGAAGATAGTCATCGGTGCGCTCATCGATGCGGTGAAGGAAGTGATACGCCTCGATGAAACGCAGGTGGAAGCGCCGCCCAAGGTGGGGATGAACGTGAGCGGCGAATACATTCAGGCGATAGGCAAGAAAGGGAATGATTTCATCATTATCCTATCTGCCGCGCATGTGTTCTCGGAAAAAGAGCTTGAGTATGCGAAGGAAGCTTCGAGAGAGGAAGCGGTAGCGGTGTAG
- a CDS encoding addiction module protein: MVSQEIKAMPLAERLLLVEDIWDSIAEEQNALPFDAGIKAVLEERLAALKADPSAGSTWEEVKKRLSRR; the protein is encoded by the coding sequence ATGGTGTCACAAGAGATAAAAGCCATGCCGCTGGCGGAACGACTGCTTCTGGTCGAGGATATTTGGGATTCCATCGCTGAAGAACAGAACGCACTCCCGTTCGATGCAGGAATAAAAGCTGTGCTTGAAGAACGCTTGGCGGCACTGAAAGCGGACCCGAGCGCCGGCTCGACCTGGGAAGAAGTAAAGAAGCGCCTTTCACGTCGATGA
- a CDS encoding response regulator, with the protein MGKQILIVDDSPSMRQMVTFTLAEDGFEIVEADSGTAALDKLSGNNANLVITDINMPGMNGIDLIKNIRSNDKHKFTPIIVLTTESETAKQDEGKNAGATAWLVKPFTPEKLKETVHKVVG; encoded by the coding sequence ATGGGAAAGCAGATACTGATCGTCGATGATTCGCCCTCGATGCGGCAGATGGTGACCTTCACGCTCGCCGAGGACGGATTTGAGATCGTCGAGGCGGACAGCGGGACTGCCGCGCTCGATAAACTTTCGGGCAACAATGCCAATCTTGTCATCACCGACATCAACATGCCCGGTATGAACGGCATCGATCTTATCAAGAACATCCGTTCGAACGATAAGCACAAGTTCACGCCGATCATCGTGCTTACGACGGAAAGCGAGACGGCGAAGCAGGACGAGGGCAAGAACGCGGGCGCCACCGCCTGGCTCGTAAAGCCGTTCACGCCGGAAAAGCTGAAAGAGACCGTGCACAAGGTCGTGGGATAG
- a CDS encoding STAS domain-containing protein, whose protein sequence is MFTIETAREGTATIVRVKGEATIAHAKEMHDASISAVMDSDTVIIDTDGVTEADLSFLQFIDATHKLLLKDKKSIGFYHESISPAVKLAAQKTGYFTQHRCVACTGKCLMHALIA, encoded by the coding sequence ATGTTCACCATTGAAACGGCTCGAGAAGGAACAGCGACGATCGTGCGTGTGAAGGGAGAGGCGACCATTGCGCATGCGAAGGAGATGCACGATGCATCCATCTCCGCAGTCATGGACAGCGATACCGTCATCATTGATACGGACGGGGTTACCGAGGCCGATCTCTCATTCCTGCAGTTCATCGATGCAACGCATAAGCTTCTTTTGAAGGACAAAAAGAGCATCGGCTTCTACCATGAGAGCATATCGCCTGCGGTGAAACTGGCGGCACAGAAGACGGGATATTTTACGCAGCATAGGTGCGTTGCATGCACGGGAAAGTGCCTCATGCATGCGCTCATAGCATGA
- a CDS encoding chemotaxis protein CheA, which translates to MDTSKFGDTYREEAFELIALIEQKLIDLERAPTDRDTIDSIFRALHTIKGSGAMFGFTRISSFTHEFEALFDGMRKGAVTANKDIIDCTLSAVDHISRLLRDEDVPEAETGALIERLRSQSGVGTEKKTAPAVKVQAEDVAGVSATYRIQFKPAEDIFKRGVNLVPIFDELRRLGNCLISAHALSGPLDEVDPESCYSAWTMILSTDKGENAIRDAFIFVEDYSEIRIETIDREGFLTAPEEYKKIGDILVERGDITVDELEEILAEKKLFGEIALAKGYVTKAQLDSALVEQKYVRTEREKRRDEASRATIRVKSEKLDSLVNLVGELVTLQARIAQTAGKKKDPEFRSLAEALERLANELRENSMMLRMVPVDEMFKSFHRLVRDLSQELNKDVELVTKGTETELDKNVIESLKDPLMHIIRNSIDHGLETPGERTAHGKEAKGTVTLSASHEGAHVLISVTDDGAGLNRSKILKKAMERGLVKEGTDLTAREVHDLIFLPGFSTAEKATSVSGRGVGMDVVKRNVEKLRGVVEIDTKQGEGTTINLRIPLTLAIVDGLLARVGTDHFILNLSNVDECVDLTEEILATGNGSSLVNIRGELIPYINLREKFEIAGAKPEIERMLVTKNGEGRVGLVVDDVMGQHQTVIKTLGSAFKGIDEVTGATILGDGTVALILDVNTIIRKEIVREEAMHRAAV; encoded by the coding sequence ATGGATACATCGAAATTCGGGGACACGTATCGAGAAGAGGCCTTCGAGCTCATAGCGCTGATAGAGCAGAAGCTCATCGATCTTGAACGGGCACCCACGGACCGCGACACCATCGACAGCATATTCCGCGCGCTGCATACGATAAAGGGCTCGGGCGCCATGTTCGGTTTTACGCGCATTTCCTCGTTCACGCATGAATTCGAGGCGCTCTTCGACGGCATGCGCAAGGGTGCCGTTACCGCGAACAAGGATATCATCGACTGTACGCTTTCCGCCGTGGACCACATAAGCCGTCTTTTGCGCGATGAGGATGTCCCCGAAGCGGAGACCGGTGCCCTTATCGAGCGACTGCGGTCGCAGAGCGGCGTTGGTACGGAGAAAAAAACGGCGCCGGCAGTGAAGGTACAGGCAGAGGACGTGGCGGGCGTTTCGGCAACCTATCGCATTCAGTTCAAGCCCGCCGAGGATATTTTCAAACGCGGTGTGAACCTGGTGCCGATATTCGATGAATTGCGCCGGCTCGGCAATTGCCTCATCAGCGCGCATGCGCTCTCAGGCCCCCTCGATGAGGTCGACCCGGAAAGCTGCTACAGTGCATGGACGATGATACTCTCCACGGACAAGGGTGAGAACGCGATACGCGATGCGTTCATCTTCGTCGAGGATTATTCGGAAATAAGGATAGAGACGATAGACCGCGAGGGTTTCCTCACGGCCCCCGAGGAATACAAGAAGATAGGCGACATACTCGTCGAACGCGGCGATATAACCGTCGATGAGCTTGAGGAGATACTCGCCGAGAAGAAGCTTTTCGGGGAGATAGCGCTCGCCAAGGGGTATGTAACGAAGGCGCAGCTTGACAGCGCGCTCGTGGAGCAGAAGTATGTGCGTACCGAGCGTGAGAAGCGGCGCGACGAGGCCTCACGCGCGACGATACGGGTAAAAAGCGAGAAGCTCGATTCGCTCGTGAACCTCGTGGGCGAGCTTGTGACGCTCCAGGCGCGTATTGCGCAGACGGCGGGGAAGAAAAAGGACCCCGAGTTCCGCTCCCTTGCGGAGGCGCTCGAGCGTCTGGCCAACGAGCTTCGCGAGAATTCCATGATGCTCCGCATGGTGCCCGTCGATGAGATGTTCAAGAGCTTTCACCGCCTGGTGCGCGACCTTTCGCAGGAGCTTAACAAGGATGTGGAGCTTGTTACGAAGGGTACGGAGACCGAGCTCGATAAGAACGTCATAGAATCGCTCAAAGACCCGCTCATGCATATCATACGCAATTCCATCGATCATGGGCTTGAGACACCGGGAGAGCGTACCGCTCACGGAAAGGAAGCGAAGGGAACGGTGACACTCAGTGCATCGCATGAAGGCGCGCATGTGCTTATCTCCGTTACCGACGACGGCGCGGGGCTCAATCGCTCGAAGATACTCAAGAAAGCCATGGAACGCGGTCTCGTCAAGGAAGGTACTGACCTTACTGCCCGCGAAGTGCATGATCTCATTTTTCTTCCGGGATTCTCAACCGCAGAGAAAGCGACAAGCGTTTCCGGCCGCGGCGTGGGCATGGACGTGGTAAAGCGGAATGTCGAGAAGCTCCGGGGCGTGGTGGAAATAGACACGAAGCAGGGCGAGGGTACGACGATAAACCTCCGCATACCGTTGACGCTCGCTATCGTGGACGGGCTTCTTGCCCGCGTGGGCACGGACCATTTCATTCTTAATCTCTCGAACGTCGACGAGTGCGTGGATCTTACCGAGGAGATACTCGCCACCGGCAACGGCAGTTCGCTCGTGAACATTCGCGGCGAGCTGATACCCTACATCAATCTCCGTGAGAAATTCGAGATAGCCGGGGCGAAACCGGAGATAGAGCGCATGCTCGTTACGAAGAACGGCGAAGGGCGCGTGGGACTTGTCGTCGATGATGTGATGGGCCAGCATCAGACGGTGATAAAAACGCTCGGGAGCGCGTTCAAGGGAATAGACGAAGTGACCGGCGCGACGATATTAGGCGACGGGACGGTGGCGCTCATTCTCGATGTGAACACCATAATCAGGAAAGAGATAGTGCGCGAGGAAGCGATGCATAGGGCTGCGGTATGA
- a CDS encoding chemotaxis protein CheW: MQMHREFILGRVGHITVAVPAERIQTIVRDGAAHALENAGELTAMMAVMSGIAVPIFDARTAVGLAPHTSGQKQEIAFAGDTHNLRIGIAFDEVVGVHICEQNELSSTEAVKLSRYPYISDVCTYNGGTVLLLDIDMVIATRIPELSIAEINHQHAV, translated from the coding sequence ATGCAGATGCACAGGGAATTCATACTCGGACGTGTCGGGCATATTACCGTCGCCGTCCCCGCGGAGCGGATACAGACGATAGTGCGTGATGGCGCGGCGCACGCGCTTGAGAATGCCGGCGAGCTTACGGCCATGATGGCTGTCATGAGCGGCATCGCAGTGCCGATATTCGATGCACGTACCGCCGTGGGTCTTGCGCCGCATACGAGCGGACAGAAGCAGGAGATAGCGTTCGCCGGCGATACCCATAACCTGAGGATCGGCATCGCCTTTGACGAAGTCGTCGGCGTCCATATCTGTGAACAGAATGAGCTTTCGTCGACTGAGGCAGTCAAGCTTTCGCGCTATCCCTACATCAGCGATGTATGCACGTATAACGGCGGCACGGTGCTTTTGCTCGACATCGACATGGTCATAGCGACACGGATACCGGAACTTTCGATAGCGGAGATCAATCATCAGCATGCGGTATAA
- a CDS encoding carbonic anhydrase, with amino-acid sequence MRNGTAFHFTIILATSFIFGMAPAAAAKDPAKPKAAHGAAAATHVTAVGISPDAALAKLKAGNSRFVNGGRMYANQTKARLTETAEKGQKPYVTILGCSDSRVPLEHIFDAGVGELFVIRVAGNVADTDEIGSIEYGVGHLNTPVLLVLGHSKCGAVTAVVKGDTVHGSIPALVENIVPAAAKAKRELSGKDTGAVVAKAIEHNVWQSIEDTFSKSAEVRELVKEGKLAVIGAEYNIAAGTVKWMGRHPKESMLLASESAHGAVAAGETSVSHSSSSSITFAGTPANVAHAKTEAKPAEKKGNTFNVLPVILILTLIVAVLAIGYFLLKRGGFQMKLGIGAKLIAGFSAVCAIAIAIGVFGIVQMRTIDDADTRLFEKMTKPLGELVYMVEYFQRTRVNLREMFLQKGRDAVKFNEAAEKIDDFEKQFDKYAVMYKDSLIDKEDERMYNELLESKKHFYDDAHEITRLIRGGETAAAMALMQGDAFKTAEAMKKELEEMTELNIKAAHDTAEHNTEIANFASAMMIGTLAGGTLIALIIGIVLTISITGPLTLGVKFANTIAEGNLKTHLEEKVLKRSDEIGNLAKALDGMLKKLTEIVATVKTASGNVASGSEQLSTSSEELSQGASEQAASVEEVSSSIEEMTATIRQNADNASQTEKIAAKSATDAKDGGSAVKETVKAMKEIANKVTIIQEIARQTNLLSLNASIEAARAGEHGKGFAVVASEVQKLAERSQLAAGEIGDLSKSSVEVAERAGTMLEKLVPDIQKTAELVAEINAASNEQNNGAQQINNAVQQLNSVVQQNASGSEEVASTSEELSSQAMQLQETISYFKIDEDKMKKDTIAWTHSEKKPAHAAAIHDTLHHGNGHGGNGNKQHQPIVKEPVLAGAKPKGATIDMTNAGDAEDKEFQKF; translated from the coding sequence ATGAGAAACGGCACGGCATTTCACTTCACGATCATTCTCGCAACATCGTTCATCTTCGGCATGGCGCCGGCGGCCGCGGCGAAGGATCCGGCGAAGCCCAAGGCGGCACACGGCGCGGCGGCAGCGACGCATGTAACAGCCGTCGGTATATCGCCGGACGCGGCGCTCGCGAAACTGAAGGCGGGCAATTCCCGTTTCGTCAACGGCGGGCGCATGTATGCCAATCAGACGAAGGCGCGGCTCACCGAAACGGCGGAGAAGGGGCAGAAGCCGTATGTCACCATACTCGGCTGCTCGGACTCGCGTGTGCCGCTTGAGCATATCTTCGACGCAGGCGTGGGCGAACTCTTCGTCATACGCGTGGCGGGTAATGTGGCCGACACGGACGAGATCGGTTCCATCGAGTACGGTGTCGGTCATCTCAACACGCCGGTGCTGCTCGTGCTCGGTCACAGCAAATGCGGCGCGGTGACCGCGGTGGTCAAGGGCGATACGGTGCACGGGAGCATACCCGCGCTTGTCGAGAACATAGTCCCCGCGGCGGCAAAAGCGAAGCGGGAGCTTTCCGGGAAGGATACCGGCGCCGTTGTAGCGAAGGCCATAGAGCATAATGTGTGGCAGTCCATCGAAGATACATTCAGTAAAAGCGCTGAAGTGCGCGAGCTCGTAAAGGAGGGGAAGCTCGCCGTCATCGGTGCCGAATACAATATCGCTGCCGGCACGGTAAAATGGATGGGTCGTCATCCAAAGGAAAGCATGCTTCTTGCGTCTGAGAGCGCACATGGCGCAGTGGCCGCAGGCGAAACAAGCGTTTCTCACTCTTCCTCCTCTTCCATTACATTTGCCGGTACTCCGGCAAATGTTGCGCATGCGAAAACCGAAGCGAAGCCGGCGGAGAAAAAGGGGAATACGTTCAATGTACTTCCTGTCATTCTCATACTAACCCTTATCGTAGCCGTACTGGCGATAGGATATTTCTTATTAAAACGAGGAGGATTTCAAATGAAACTGGGAATTGGAGCAAAACTTATCGCGGGCTTTTCGGCGGTGTGTGCCATCGCTATAGCCATTGGGGTGTTCGGCATTGTACAGATGCGGACCATTGATGATGCGGATACGAGACTGTTCGAGAAAATGACAAAGCCGCTCGGCGAATTAGTGTACATGGTCGAGTACTTTCAGCGAACACGTGTTAATCTGCGTGAAATGTTCCTGCAAAAGGGACGCGACGCAGTGAAGTTCAACGAGGCGGCAGAAAAGATCGATGATTTCGAAAAACAGTTCGACAAGTACGCCGTTATGTACAAAGATTCTCTTATCGATAAAGAGGATGAACGTATGTACAATGAGCTCCTTGAGTCAAAAAAACACTTTTATGACGATGCGCATGAGATAACCCGGCTTATAAGAGGCGGAGAAACTGCGGCGGCGATGGCCTTGATGCAAGGAGACGCGTTCAAGACGGCTGAGGCGATGAAAAAAGAGCTCGAAGAAATGACCGAGCTGAACATAAAAGCCGCGCATGATACTGCAGAACATAATACAGAAATTGCTAATTTCGCTTCTGCAATGATGATAGGCACCTTGGCTGGCGGCACGCTCATTGCGCTGATCATCGGCATCGTGCTCACAATATCCATCACCGGGCCGCTTACGCTCGGTGTGAAATTCGCGAACACGATAGCGGAAGGGAATCTCAAAACGCATCTTGAAGAGAAAGTACTCAAACGTTCGGATGAGATAGGCAATCTCGCCAAGGCGCTTGACGGCATGTTAAAGAAGCTCACCGAGATAGTGGCTACGGTCAAAACGGCATCCGGCAATGTGGCGAGCGGTAGCGAACAGCTTTCCACATCGAGCGAGGAGCTTTCGCAGGGTGCGAGCGAGCAGGCGGCAAGCGTGGAGGAAGTGTCTTCTTCCATAGAGGAGATGACGGCCACGATTCGCCAGAACGCGGACAATGCGAGCCAGACGGAGAAGATAGCGGCAAAGAGCGCGACCGACGCCAAGGACGGCGGCAGCGCGGTGAAGGAAACCGTCAAGGCGATGAAGGAAATCGCTAATAAGGTGACCATCATCCAGGAGATAGCACGACAGACGAATCTCCTTTCGCTCAATGCATCGATAGAAGCAGCGCGCGCTGGTGAACACGGAAAAGGATTTGCGGTTGTTGCAAGCGAAGTGCAGAAACTCGCCGAGCGGAGCCAGCTCGCGGCGGGCGAGATAGGCGATCTTTCGAAGTCCAGCGTGGAAGTTGCCGAGCGTGCGGGAACAATGCTGGAAAAACTCGTGCCGGACATTCAGAAGACGGCGGAACTGGTTGCCGAGATAAACGCAGCAAGCAACGAGCAGAACAACGGCGCACAGCAGATAAACAATGCGGTGCAGCAGCTGAACAGCGTCGTGCAGCAGAACGCATCGGGTTCGGAAGAAGTGGCCTCCACGTCCGAAGAGCTCTCATCGCAGGCCATGCAGCTCCAGGAGACGATATCGTATTTCAAGATCGATGAGGACAAGATGAAGAAGGATACGATAGCGTGGACGCATAGCGAGAAGAAGCCGGCACATGCGGCAGCTATCCATGACACGCTTCATCACGGGAACGGTCACGGCGGCAACGGGAATAAGCAGCATCAGCCTATCGTGAAAGAGCCGGTATTGGCGGGCGCAAAGCCGAAAGGCGCGACGATCGATATGACGAATGCGGGCGATGCCGAGGATAAGGAATTCCAGAAGTTTTGA
- a CDS encoding type II toxin-antitoxin system RelE/ParE family toxin, whose amino-acid sequence MIYRHIIRPEAETDLFESSLWYDEQRTGLGDEFIGCIEAKIAEIIRNPVAFPVIDLDVRRALIRRFPFGIFFTVRADTIYVVAILHLTRHEDTWKTRG is encoded by the coding sequence ATGATCTATCGGCATATCATCCGCCCGGAAGCGGAGACCGATCTTTTTGAATCCTCGCTGTGGTATGATGAACAGCGAACAGGTCTTGGCGACGAGTTCATCGGCTGCATCGAGGCAAAGATCGCTGAGATCATAAGAAACCCGGTTGCCTTTCCCGTCATTGATCTCGATGTCCGGCGTGCCTTGATCAGAAGATTCCCATTCGGAATATTTTTTACGGTCAGGGCGGATACGATTTATGTTGTCGCGATACTTCATCTGACAAGACATGAAGATACGTGGAAAACGCGGGGTTGA
- a CDS encoding methyl-accepting chemotaxis protein — MKMGIGKKLGLGFGMVIVVMVVLVGYTFTQLNRLAVLHDRNDELNRQAIDITEASQLADQLYGVIAEAVIQHDLEKTKKDWDAAKKEAADDLAKIEKYAMDDSEKAFVKQARDHMDEVVSLFEKEMIPLLEKVSIDKRVKTVDARIDEPLGEFRDPLMKFRASGEADADKAAKEYDLVNAQIMLISSILTVLATIAAIFIAVFVLRSILKVVDTVETGANVVSTGTEQISTSSEELSQGTNEQAASVEQVSSSVEEMTATIRQNADNASQTEKIAAKSAADAKEGGDTVRLTVKAMKEIAEKVSIIQEIARQTNLLSLNASIEAARAGDHGRGFAVVASEVQKLAERSQEAAGEIGDLSKTSVEVAERAGAMLDKLVPDIQKTAELVAEINAASAEQSNGAEQINNAVQQLNSVVQQNASGSEELASTAEELSSQAIQMQEAITFLKTGARGETDAASAKKATSSKNKKTATSAAGIHDTLHHGNGNGNGYGTNGHKQHAPIVKEPVLIGASKAKGVAIDMTNAGDAEDKEFQKF, encoded by the coding sequence ATGAAAATGGGAATCGGGAAAAAATTGGGATTAGGGTTCGGCATGGTGATCGTCGTCATGGTCGTCCTTGTCGGGTACACGTTCACACAGCTGAACCGGCTTGCCGTACTGCATGACAGGAACGACGAGCTTAACAGGCAGGCGATCGATATTACCGAAGCAAGTCAGCTTGCCGATCAGCTCTATGGAGTCATCGCTGAAGCGGTGATACAGCATGATCTCGAAAAAACAAAAAAGGATTGGGATGCCGCTAAGAAGGAAGCGGCCGATGATCTCGCGAAGATAGAGAAGTACGCGATGGACGACAGCGAAAAAGCGTTCGTGAAGCAGGCGCGGGACCATATGGACGAGGTCGTATCGCTTTTCGAGAAAGAGATGATCCCCTTGCTGGAAAAGGTCTCGATCGATAAGCGGGTAAAGACCGTAGACGCGCGCATCGATGAGCCGTTAGGCGAATTCCGTGATCCACTCATGAAATTCAGGGCCTCCGGGGAAGCCGATGCCGATAAGGCCGCTAAAGAATACGATCTTGTCAATGCGCAGATCATGCTCATATCATCGATATTGACCGTACTTGCAACAATAGCGGCGATATTTATTGCTGTGTTCGTTTTGCGATCGATACTGAAGGTGGTCGATACGGTGGAAACAGGGGCGAATGTCGTGAGCACCGGGACGGAACAGATATCGACATCGTCAGAAGAACTTTCGCAGGGAACGAACGAGCAAGCGGCGAGCGTCGAACAGGTCTCATCGTCGGTAGAGGAAATGACGGCGACCATCAGGCAGAATGCTGATAATGCCAGCCAGACGGAAAAGATAGCGGCAAAATCCGCCGCCGATGCGAAAGAGGGCGGCGATACGGTACGGCTGACGGTGAAAGCGATGAAGGAGATAGCGGAGAAAGTGAGCATCATTCAGGAGATAGCGCGGCAGACGAATCTCCTTTCGCTGAATGCGTCCATCGAAGCGGCACGTGCCGGGGATCATGGACGCGGATTTGCCGTCGTTGCGAGCGAGGTTCAGAAACTTGCCGAGAGAAGCCAGGAAGCCGCCGGTGAGATCGGCGATCTGTCGAAAACGAGCGTTGAGGTCGCTGAACGCGCGGGGGCAATGCTGGACAAGCTTGTGCCGGACATACAAAAGACAGCGGAGCTGGTGGCAGAGATCAACGCGGCAAGTGCTGAGCAGTCCAACGGTGCCGAGCAGATAAACAATGCGGTGCAGCAGCTGAACAGCGTGGTACAGCAGAACGCCTCGGGGTCTGAAGAGTTGGCGTCGACGGCGGAAGAATTATCGAGCCAGGCTATTCAGATGCAGGAAGCGATAACATTCCTGAAGACCGGAGCACGGGGAGAGACTGATGCGGCTTCGGCGAAGAAGGCAACATCGAGCAAGAACAAAAAAACGGCAACGAGCGCTGCAGGGATACATGATACGCTTCATCACGGGAATGGCAACGGAAATGGATACGGCACCAACGGACATAAGCAGCATGCGCCTATCGTGAAAGAACCGGTCCTGATTGGAGCATCGAAGGCGAAGGGTGTTGCGATAGATATGACGAATGCGGGCGACGCCGAGGATAAGGAATTTCAGAAGTTCTAG
- a CDS encoding chemotaxis protein CheW — protein METKKQTTESRQYLTFLLDKEMFAFEVLTVKEVLEIAKITRVPRTPKFMPGVINLRGNVVPVVDLRLKFDLPVMDRTVDTAIIIVETEYDGEKIVIGALIDAVKEVIRLDETQVEAPPKVGMNVSGEYIQAIGKKGNDFIIILSAAHVFSEKELEYAKEALREEAVAV, from the coding sequence ATGGAAACAAAAAAACAAACGACGGAATCCCGGCAGTACCTGACATTCCTCCTCGACAAGGAGATGTTCGCCTTCGAGGTGCTGACGGTGAAGGAAGTGCTTGAGATAGCGAAGATAACACGGGTGCCGCGCACGCCGAAATTCATGCCGGGGGTGATCAATCTCCGCGGGAATGTGGTGCCGGTGGTCGACTTGCGTCTCAAGTTCGATCTCCCGGTGATGGACAGGACGGTGGATACCGCCATCATCATCGTGGAAACGGAGTACGACGGCGAGAAGATAGTCATCGGTGCGCTCATCGATGCGGTGAAGGAAGTGATACGCCTCGATGAAACGCAGGTGGAAGCGCCGCCCAAGGTGGGCATGAACGTGAGCGGCGAATACATACAGGCGATAGGGAAGAAAGGGAATGATTTCATCATCATCCTTTCGGCCGCGCATGTGTTCTCGGAGAAGGAGCTTGAGTATGCGAAGGAAGCTTTGAGAGAGGAAGCGGTAGCGGTGTAG